From a single bacterium genomic region:
- a CDS encoding ParA family protein, whose product MRRIAVVNQKGGVGKTTTAINLSAALAVAEKRVLLIDVDAQANATSGLGIDNREPKLSTYEIFMDPERTREAVQGTSVKYLDIIPASLDLAGLEIELIDSEAREARLKRAIEGLDSYDYVIMDAPPSLGILTLNALVAAEGVLIPVQCEYYSLEGISKLTDTLNRVRQSLNPGLEIFGVLLTMYDPRTNLADQVAEEVRKYFSGKVFVTMIPRNVRLAEAPSFGQTILHYDINSRGAQAYLELASEVISRG is encoded by the coding sequence ATGAGAAGGATTGCCGTAGTCAACCAAAAGGGCGGGGTCGGCAAGACCACCACCGCCATCAACCTTTCGGCCGCGCTAGCGGTTGCCGAAAAACGGGTTCTTCTCATCGATGTGGATGCCCAGGCAAACGCCACATCCGGTCTGGGGATAGACAACCGCGAGCCGAAGCTTTCTACATACGAGATATTCATGGACCCGGAGCGTACCCGCGAAGCCGTACAGGGTACTTCTGTAAAGTACCTTGACATTATACCGGCGTCGCTCGATCTTGCAGGCCTTGAGATAGAGCTGATCGACTCAGAGGCAAGGGAAGCAAGACTTAAACGAGCGATAGAAGGGCTTGATTCCTACGATTACGTCATTATGGATGCTCCGCCTTCGCTCGGCATCCTTACCCTCAATGCGCTTGTTGCTGCCGAGGGCGTGCTTATTCCGGTTCAGTGCGAGTACTATTCTCTTGAGGGAATCAGCAAGCTTACTGATACCCTCAACCGCGTCAGGCAGTCCCTAAATCCCGGTCTCGAGATTTTCGGTGTGCTTCTGACTATGTACGACCCCCGCACGAATCTTGCAGACCAGGTCGCAGAGGAGGTAAGAAAGTATTTCTCGGGAAAGGTTTTCGTAACTATGATTCCGCGTAACGTTCGCCTTGCCGAGGCTCCGAGCTTCGGCCAGACCATCCTTCACTACGACATCAACTCAAGAGGCGCCCAGGCTTATCTCGAGCTTGCGAGCGAGGTGATATCGCGTGGCTAG
- a CDS encoding V-type ATPase subunit yields MIAYTPSEDPRYGFAVGRVRSREARILSRQQFERLSESRSEDQIISSLADTPYSETRADDVDTMLGRAEAEEEAFFLRYLEEEDIRDFFNAPNLASNLKLALRRLYGAEIDDSLFVPKGSPSIEVFKKMLEGESVSAPLWLKDAAGEAVAANIRNVDAFSIDVIIDNALVEHLYLVSKGYSFLRAILVHQVDSTNLLTFLRLKFSEGEWDVFEKGFLPYGAVKIERFKILWEQGRDGISSSVLKIDSYKSFSEGLKAVSESFLLLEKQIKESELLLLLSTRRLTFGYEPLVGYALIKREERKNIARVATGLRYGLEKETVRNSIAWFD; encoded by the coding sequence ATGATCGCGTATACCCCCTCTGAAGACCCGCGGTATGGATTTGCGGTAGGCCGTGTGCGTTCGCGCGAAGCCAGAATTCTTTCCCGACAGCAGTTTGAGCGGCTTTCCGAATCGCGCAGCGAGGATCAGATCATCTCTTCTCTAGCCGATACGCCGTATTCAGAGACAAGAGCTGACGACGTAGATACAATGCTCGGCCGCGCGGAGGCAGAGGAAGAAGCTTTTTTTCTGCGCTATCTTGAGGAAGAAGACATCCGCGACTTCTTTAATGCGCCTAATCTTGCTTCCAATCTCAAGTTAGCACTTCGCAGATTGTACGGCGCTGAAATAGACGATAGTCTCTTCGTTCCCAAAGGTTCACCCTCAATTGAGGTGTTCAAGAAGATGCTTGAAGGAGAATCTGTAAGTGCGCCTCTCTGGTTGAAGGACGCGGCAGGCGAAGCAGTAGCCGCAAACATCAGGAACGTGGACGCTTTTAGTATTGACGTCATAATCGATAATGCCCTCGTAGAACATCTGTATCTGGTTTCAAAAGGGTATTCATTTTTGAGGGCGATTCTGGTTCACCAGGTTGATTCGACAAATCTCCTTACCTTCCTCAGGTTAAAATTCTCAGAAGGAGAATGGGATGTTTTTGAAAAAGGCTTTCTGCCGTACGGTGCAGTAAAGATTGAAAGATTCAAAATATTGTGGGAGCAGGGCAGGGACGGTATATCATCATCCGTTTTAAAGATTGACAGTTACAAATCCTTTTCAGAGGGATTAAAAGCGGTTTCGGAGAGTTTTCTTTTGCTTGAAAAGCAAATAAAGGAATCGGAACTCTTGTTGCTATTGTCGACGCGGAGACTCACATTCGGTTACGAACCTCTTGTCGGGTACGCGCTCATAAAGCGTGAAGAGCGCAAGAACATAGCGCGAGTTGCCACAGGACTGCGGTATGGACTGGAAAAAGAAACCGTAAGGAATTCAATTGCATGGTTTGACTGA
- a CDS encoding VanZ family protein, producing MRRYHVYLIVWVLFLVALSLIPGRITPAHKFPMDKILHFFAFSYLGYLTSRSFGWWAAILVLAFGAGNEFLQLLAPGRQVGFWDIAFNEAGIITGYFLGYWRKKRALSAG from the coding sequence ATGCGGCGGTATCACGTATATCTTATCGTATGGGTGTTATTCCTGGTCGCGCTTTCCCTCATACCGGGAAGGATAACGCCTGCTCACAAATTCCCCATGGATAAGATACTGCATTTTTTTGCATTTTCGTATCTGGGATACCTTACCTCAAGGTCATTCGGATGGTGGGCAGCAATTCTCGTTCTCGCCTTCGGAGCAGGAAACGAGTTTCTTCAACTTCTTGCTCCTGGAAGGCAGGTGGGCTTCTGGGATATAGCATTCAACGAAGCAGGCATAATAACCGGATATTTTCTTGGCTACTGGAGAAAGAAACGTGCGCTTTCAGCGGGTTAA
- a CDS encoding V-type ATP synthase subunit A produces the protein MRKEDTGRIVKVSGPLVVAEGMSTSKMYDVVKVSEKRLVGEIIGLTGDRASIQVYEDTGGIGPGEPVYPTFEPLSVELGPGLMEAIYDGIQRPLSDISEKTGAFISRGVEVPALSRQRRWQFNPSAKKGQNVKPGDILGTVKETILVEHRIMVPPGVSGEVVEINSGSFTIEETVAVIKNADGKKAEVTMLERWPVRKPRPYERKYAPHEILSTGQRVVDAFFPLGKGGTACVPGPFGSGKTVIQHQLAKWADAEVIVYVGCGERGNEMTDVLIEFPELKDPKSGEPLMKRTVLIANTSNMPVAAREASVYTGITIAEYFRDMGYSVALMADSTSRWAEAMREISGRLEEMPGEEGYPAYLSARIAEFYERAGLVECLGSDSRRGALSVIGAVSPPGGDLSDPVVQATLRVVKVFWSLEANLAYARHFPAISWLRSYSLYSDSIASSLKSVIGPKFLEDSKEAMRLLQEEADLAEIVRLIGIDALSPNERLIMEAARSIREDFLHQNAFHEIDTYASLDKQARMLSLVLRYFRESKKALEQGAGLDGLINLPVREKIARVRYLPEAERESITKIEEEITTDISALRKDVS, from the coding sequence GTGAGAAAAGAAGATACCGGTCGCATAGTTAAGGTTTCAGGACCCCTAGTTGTCGCAGAGGGTATGAGCACCTCGAAGATGTACGATGTGGTTAAGGTTTCGGAAAAACGTCTGGTCGGAGAGATAATCGGTCTTACAGGCGACAGAGCGTCCATTCAGGTTTACGAAGATACGGGTGGGATAGGCCCGGGAGAACCCGTGTATCCGACCTTCGAACCTCTTTCAGTCGAGCTTGGTCCAGGACTCATGGAAGCCATTTACGACGGCATCCAGCGTCCATTGTCCGACATCAGTGAAAAAACGGGAGCATTCATATCCCGCGGTGTGGAAGTCCCTGCTCTTTCAAGACAGCGCAGGTGGCAGTTTAATCCTTCTGCAAAAAAAGGCCAGAACGTAAAACCCGGCGATATCCTCGGTACGGTAAAAGAAACCATCCTTGTAGAGCACAGGATAATGGTTCCGCCCGGAGTTTCAGGCGAGGTAGTGGAGATAAACTCCGGCAGCTTTACAATCGAAGAAACCGTTGCCGTTATCAAGAATGCCGACGGGAAAAAGGCTGAAGTGACAATGCTCGAACGCTGGCCGGTCCGCAAGCCCAGACCTTATGAACGCAAATACGCTCCGCATGAGATACTTTCGACCGGACAGCGCGTGGTTGATGCTTTTTTCCCTCTGGGTAAGGGAGGAACCGCCTGCGTTCCAGGACCTTTCGGTTCTGGAAAAACGGTAATCCAGCACCAGCTTGCTAAATGGGCTGATGCCGAGGTCATCGTGTACGTGGGCTGCGGAGAGCGCGGTAACGAGATGACCGACGTTCTCATCGAGTTCCCTGAACTCAAGGACCCCAAGTCCGGAGAACCCCTTATGAAACGGACGGTACTCATAGCCAACACATCTAACATGCCGGTTGCTGCGCGCGAAGCCTCAGTCTACACAGGAATAACTATCGCAGAATATTTCCGCGATATGGGCTACTCCGTGGCCCTTATGGCAGACTCGACCTCAAGGTGGGCAGAAGCAATGCGCGAGATATCCGGCAGGCTCGAGGAGATGCCGGGCGAGGAAGGTTATCCTGCATACCTCTCCGCCCGTATCGCCGAGTTTTACGAGCGGGCCGGGCTTGTCGAGTGCCTTGGCTCGGATTCAAGGCGTGGCGCGCTTTCCGTAATAGGAGCAGTTTCGCCACCCGGAGGAGACCTTTCCGACCCTGTAGTGCAGGCGACCCTTCGCGTCGTGAAGGTGTTCTGGTCGCTTGAAGCGAACCTTGCCTACGCCCGCCATTTTCCTGCCATCTCCTGGCTTCGTTCGTACTCCTTATACTCTGACTCAATAGCCTCATCCCTTAAATCGGTCATCGGTCCGAAGTTCCTCGAGGATTCAAAGGAAGCCATGAGGCTTCTTCAGGAGGAGGCCGATCTCGCTGAGATAGTCCGTCTCATAGGCATTGACGCCCTTTCGCCTAACGAGCGCCTTATAATGGAAGCCGCGCGCTCTATCCGCGAGGATTTCCTGCATCAAAACGCATTCCACGAGATTGACACATACGCAAGCCTTGATAAGCAGGCGCGCATGCTCTCCCTTGTACTCAGATACTTCCGCGAATCGAAGAAGGCGCTCGAACAGGGCGCCGGGCTTGACGGCCTTATCAATCTGCCCGTAAGGGAGAAGATAGCCCGAGTCAGATACCTGCCTGAAGCCGAACGGGAAAGCATCACGAAAATCGAAGAAGAAATCACCACAGATATTTCAGCTTTGAGAAAGGATGTATCATGA
- a CDS encoding V-type ATP synthase subunit D produces the protein MRLNVNATRMELLKLRRRLVIAERGHKLLKDKLEELMRNVYSLVDEIQALRKEVEDALRKAFARYALAKNQRNPRSADIATSLPSVKLEIESGTKRILNVKAPTFKPRLEGKMRCYGFLETSAELDLSLEAIFAVLEKMVLLAEKEKTLELVAEEIERTRRRVNALEYIVVPNIKETISYINLKLSEMERGNLTRLMRIKEIIRG, from the coding sequence GTGAGATTGAACGTCAACGCGACAAGGATGGAGCTCCTGAAGCTGAGGCGGAGACTCGTTATCGCGGAGCGAGGCCACAAACTTCTCAAGGACAAGCTCGAAGAGCTCATGCGCAATGTCTACTCTCTTGTCGACGAGATTCAGGCTCTCCGGAAGGAGGTGGAGGACGCACTGAGGAAAGCCTTTGCCAGATACGCTTTGGCCAAGAATCAGCGTAATCCCCGCTCGGCCGATATCGCAACGTCGCTTCCGTCTGTGAAACTCGAAATAGAATCAGGGACGAAAAGAATCCTTAACGTAAAGGCGCCGACCTTCAAGCCAAGGCTCGAAGGAAAAATGCGGTGCTACGGTTTTCTCGAAACGTCTGCCGAGCTTGACCTTTCGCTTGAAGCTATATTCGCCGTTCTCGAAAAGATGGTTCTATTGGCCGAGAAGGAGAAGACACTTGAACTTGTTGCCGAAGAGATTGAGCGTACCCGGCGGCGCGTGAATGCCCTGGAATACATAGTGGTCCCGAATATCAAGGAAACGATCTCCTACATTAACCTGAAGCTTTCGGAGATGGAGCGAGGGAATCTCACTCGCCTCATGAGGATTAAAGAGATAATAAGGGGTTAG
- a CDS encoding V-type ATP synthase subunit B, producing the protein MTRNTRNTSNTRNTRSTSDTSDASDVTRAFKGITDYQTISSVAGPLLLVEGVEGVKYEELVEIYLPSGERRRGRVLEVNQDKALIQIFEGSSGIEIGQTRVRFLGKGITLGVSEELLGRVFDGLGRPRDHSPAIIPEEFRDINGLPINPFSRSYPNEFIQTGISAIDGLNTLVRGQKLPIFSGSGLPHNRMAAQIARQSRVLGTGEEFAVVFGAMGITFEEAEFFIEDFRRTGALERTVLFLNLADDPAIERIATPRVAFTAAEYLAFTKNYHVLVILTDLTNYCEALREISAARKEIPGRRGYPGYLYTDLATIYERSGRIKGSKGSITLIPILTMPEDDKTHPIPDLTGYITEGQIILSRVLNNKNVAPPVDVLPSLSRLKDKGIGKGKTREDHADSFNQLYAAYARGKEAQELAVILGEAALTDIDKLYMKFAEDFERRYISQSEYENRTIEYTLDLGWELLTTLPRSEMKRVRDENLAKYFDAALAGKDSKKD; encoded by the coding sequence ATGACCCGTAACACCCGTAATACCAGTAATACCCGTAACACCCGTAGCACCAGCGACACCAGTGATGCATCAGATGTAACTAGAGCCTTTAAAGGCATAACCGATTACCAGACTATCTCCTCAGTTGCAGGGCCTTTGCTTCTTGTCGAGGGAGTGGAGGGAGTCAAATACGAAGAACTCGTTGAGATTTACCTTCCGTCAGGCGAACGCCGCAGGGGCAGAGTGCTTGAGGTCAACCAGGATAAGGCTCTTATCCAGATATTCGAGGGTTCGTCCGGAATCGAAATAGGCCAAACACGCGTGCGCTTTCTCGGTAAGGGCATCACCCTGGGTGTCTCCGAAGAGCTTTTAGGCAGGGTATTCGACGGTCTTGGCAGGCCGCGCGACCACTCTCCCGCAATCATACCCGAGGAGTTCAGGGACATAAACGGTCTTCCTATCAATCCTTTCTCAAGAAGCTACCCTAACGAGTTCATCCAGACAGGCATCTCCGCCATCGACGGCCTCAACACGCTAGTTCGCGGTCAGAAGCTGCCCATCTTCTCAGGTTCCGGTCTTCCTCACAACCGCATGGCCGCGCAGATTGCCCGGCAGTCCAGGGTTCTTGGAACGGGCGAGGAGTTCGCAGTCGTCTTCGGAGCAATGGGCATTACCTTCGAGGAGGCAGAGTTTTTCATCGAGGATTTCCGACGCACTGGCGCTCTTGAACGCACCGTCCTTTTTCTTAATCTTGCCGATGACCCGGCAATCGAGCGAATCGCAACACCGCGCGTGGCATTCACCGCAGCCGAGTACCTGGCTTTTACAAAGAATTACCACGTTCTCGTCATCTTGACCGATTTGACCAACTACTGCGAGGCGCTTCGCGAGATCTCGGCAGCAAGAAAGGAGATTCCCGGCAGGCGCGGTTATCCCGGCTATCTCTACACTGATCTTGCGACTATCTATGAGCGGTCCGGAAGAATCAAAGGCTCTAAGGGTTCCATAACCCTCATACCCATACTTACCATGCCTGAGGACGATAAGACCCATCCTATTCCCGACCTCACAGGCTACATCACCGAAGGTCAGATAATCCTCTCCCGAGTCCTCAACAACAAGAACGTCGCGCCTCCCGTAGACGTTCTTCCTTCTCTCTCTCGTTTGAAGGATAAGGGCATCGGCAAAGGCAAGACTCGTGAGGATCATGCCGATTCCTTCAATCAGCTATATGCGGCTTACGCGAGAGGGAAAGAGGCTCAGGAACTTGCGGTCATTCTCGGAGAGGCCGCTCTCACGGATATAGATAAGCTTTACATGAAGTTTGCGGAGGATTTCGAACGCCGCTACATCTCCCAGTCGGAATATGAGAACAGAACAATAGAGTATACGCTCGACCTGGGCTGGGAGCTCCTGACCACGCTTCCAAGATCTGAAATGAAGCGCGTCCGTGATGAGAATCTTGCGAAATACTTCGATGCAGCCCTTGCCGGCAAGGATTCGAAGAAGGACTGA
- a CDS encoding energy transducer TonB: MAQKTATIREHATERMQMGVIGSLGIVVTLFLVLGNMGIKPMEIKRVSSDPVKWNGTLMDETKYTPPPINSKVVEVTKATSDDKADTTLPGQTNFNDITLIGNDRLKRTFDDVNIPPVNAVKPQLVGKMDVRYPERMRRLEAEGLVIVGAALDEEGLVFDTRILKGSGFAELDSAAVDAVRKARFTPAMQGDKALAVKISVPVKFKLTD, translated from the coding sequence ATGGCACAAAAAACAGCCACCATCCGCGAACATGCAACCGAACGCATGCAGATGGGAGTGATAGGCTCACTGGGAATAGTTGTCACGCTCTTTCTGGTACTTGGAAATATGGGAATTAAACCGATGGAAATAAAAAGGGTAAGCTCGGATCCGGTTAAATGGAACGGAACATTGATGGATGAAACAAAATACACTCCTCCGCCCATTAACAGCAAGGTCGTCGAGGTGACAAAGGCAACATCCGACGATAAGGCAGATACAACCTTACCTGGGCAAACAAATTTCAACGATATTACATTAATAGGCAACGACCGTCTGAAGAGGACGTTCGACGATGTCAACATCCCTCCTGTAAACGCTGTAAAGCCTCAACTTGTAGGAAAAATGGACGTAAGGTATCCCGAAAGGATGCGCAGACTTGAAGCCGAAGGACTCGTTATCGTAGGTGCAGCGCTCGACGAAGAAGGACTGGTCTTTGATACAAGGATTTTAAAAGGTTCCGGTTTCGCTGAACTTGACAGTGCAGCCGTAGATGCTGTCCGCAAGGCCCGCTTTACCCCTGCGATGCAGGGCGACAAGGCTCTTGCAGTCAAGATCTCGGTACCTGTAAAATTCAAACTAACGGATTAG
- the rmuC gene encoding DNA recombination protein RmuC, with protein sequence MQYVLLSLLIVVIVLLVFVLLKKPTKSEEKISEILKGFNNELGSTVRGEFATNRKESNENAKVLREEVNNQIKDLSESTGKRLDYMRDTMDQKLKELREDNEKKLEQMRQTVDEKLHTTLEKRLGESFNQVSKQLESVQQGLGEMKTLAADVGDFKKVLTNVKARGTWGEIQLGNLLEEILTPEQYEKDVQIKKGSKERVEYAIKLPGKSDEDGGEVFLPIDAKFPQADYSKLLEAQEKADVTLIEIARKQLADTIKKEARSIKDKYLDPPKTTDFGIMFLPTESLFAEIIRIPGLSESLQSEFRVAINGPTTLAAFLNSLHMGFRTLTIQKRSSEVWKLLGAVKTEFGNFGQLLETTQKQLQTVSGTIKRATTKTKTIQGKLRKVEELPVEEAKQEIGYEEENEDQDDGNEEGNI encoded by the coding sequence ATGCAATATGTTCTGCTTTCTCTTTTGATTGTGGTTATCGTTCTACTTGTATTTGTGCTTCTAAAAAAACCCACTAAAAGTGAGGAAAAAATATCAGAAATCTTAAAAGGTTTTAATAACGAATTAGGAAGTACTGTACGTGGTGAGTTTGCAACCAATCGAAAAGAATCCAATGAAAACGCTAAGGTTCTTAGGGAAGAAGTAAATAATCAAATAAAAGACTTATCCGAATCAACTGGGAAAAGACTTGATTACATGAGAGATACTATGGATCAGAAGCTAAAGGAATTACGGGAAGACAATGAAAAAAAACTTGAACAAATGCGACAAACAGTTGATGAAAAACTACACACAACTCTTGAAAAACGTTTAGGTGAATCGTTCAATCAGGTAAGTAAGCAACTTGAATCCGTTCAGCAGGGGCTTGGTGAGATGAAGACTTTGGCGGCCGATGTTGGCGATTTCAAGAAAGTATTAACCAATGTGAAAGCTAGAGGTACTTGGGGGGAGATTCAACTAGGCAATCTTCTTGAAGAAATATTAACACCTGAACAATACGAAAAAGATGTGCAAATAAAGAAGGGGTCAAAAGAGAGGGTTGAATACGCCATAAAGTTGCCTGGTAAAAGCGATGAGGATGGAGGAGAGGTCTTTCTACCTATAGATGCAAAATTTCCACAGGCAGATTATTCCAAATTGCTTGAAGCCCAAGAAAAGGCAGATGTCACGCTGATTGAGATAGCTAGAAAACAACTAGCGGATACAATCAAAAAAGAAGCTAGATCAATCAAAGATAAATACTTAGATCCACCAAAGACTACAGATTTTGGAATAATGTTCTTACCCACAGAGAGTCTATTTGCGGAGATTATAAGAATACCAGGGTTATCCGAGAGTCTGCAAAGTGAATTTAGGGTTGCAATTAATGGTCCAACGACGCTTGCTGCATTTCTCAATAGTTTGCATATGGGGTTTAGAACTTTGACAATCCAAAAACGTTCTAGTGAAGTATGGAAATTGCTAGGTGCTGTTAAGACCGAGTTTGGGAACTTCGGTCAGCTTTTAGAAACCACACAAAAGCAATTGCAAACTGTAAGTGGTACAATAAAAAGAGCCACTACAAAAACGAAAACGATACAGGGTAAACTTAGAAAAGTCGAAGAACTTCCCGTTGAAGAAGCAAAGCAAGAAATTGGATATGAAGAAGAAAATGAAGATCAAGATGATGGAAATGAGGAAGGAAACATCTAG
- a CDS encoding ParB/RepB/Spo0J family partition protein has protein sequence MARKALGKGIEALIPATVQKDSKEPPLTLPVKLIADNPYQPRKVTGQEVAELAASIREHGVLQPIVVRKHGSGYQLVAGSRRLKASQLAGLTDVPVVIKEVTEKQMLALALVENLQRENLNPIESALAYKQLSEEFAMTQEEIARIVAKDRSTVANTMRLLSLPRKARLFIEEGKISEGHARAMLSITSVSLIEKVCDRIVSEGLTVRSVEKIAQSSNRVTMPERRKQHDGIRASTEEFLGEKLGVKVRLLRSGKGGRLELLFSDESELSRLIEWFKTR, from the coding sequence GTGGCTAGAAAAGCGCTAGGAAAGGGAATCGAAGCGCTGATCCCTGCAACCGTCCAGAAGGACTCAAAGGAACCGCCGCTCACGCTTCCTGTAAAGCTCATTGCCGATAACCCGTACCAGCCGAGAAAGGTGACGGGCCAGGAGGTCGCCGAACTTGCAGCTTCAATAAGGGAGCACGGGGTGCTGCAGCCGATAGTCGTTCGAAAACACGGCTCAGGCTATCAGCTTGTAGCTGGCTCGCGCAGGCTTAAGGCGTCCCAGCTCGCAGGTCTTACTGACGTTCCGGTCGTCATCAAGGAAGTTACCGAGAAGCAGATGCTGGCGCTTGCTTTGGTTGAGAACCTTCAGAGGGAGAACCTTAATCCTATTGAGTCTGCGCTTGCATACAAGCAGTTAAGCGAGGAGTTCGCCATGACCCAGGAGGAGATAGCAAGGATTGTCGCAAAGGACCGCTCCACTGTTGCGAACACCATGAGGTTGCTGTCGCTTCCGCGAAAAGCCAGATTGTTCATTGAAGAGGGCAAGATATCGGAGGGACATGCAAGGGCGATGCTTTCCATCACGTCCGTATCGCTTATCGAAAAGGTATGCGACAGAATAGTGAGCGAAGGACTTACCGTGAGGTCTGTCGAGAAGATAGCGCAGTCGTCAAACAGGGTAACGATGCCAGAGCGGCGCAAGCAGCATGACGGAATAAGGGCGTCCACTGAAGAATTCCTTGGAGAAAAGCTTGGTGTAAAGGTAAGACTCCTACGTTCCGGAAAGGGCGGTCGTCTAGAACTTCTCTTCTCTGACGAATCGGAACTGTCAAGACTGATAGAGTGGTTCAAAACCAGATGA
- a CDS encoding histidine--tRNA ligase, with product MATGERNVRFQRVKGTRDVLPREGFARQELQELVSRYFLKAGILPILTPTFESCELYERSTGQSSDIVTKEMYHFKDMAQRELALRPEGTPSVIRAVLENNLKLPIRLWYMMPMFRQDKPQKGRYREHTQIGVEILGEAESGVDVELIKLGYDLFSNIGIAGLYLELNSIGCRECRPGYTSTLVAFLEKHKEDLCDDCKLRMTRNPLRVFDCKLQRCQNILKDAPSQSQYLCEECSAHFSGVKRGLGTFSIPYTENARLVRGLDYYSRTVIEFKSTTLGAQDTVCGGGRYDYLMEEMGGQPAPGIGFAFGVERALLASKGESILEFPGYAIPLLLLPLGERGASFGLELAFRLREKGIHVQLEYREAGLSKLLKRASARNARYVLIIGDDEIAKGRFILRNMTTSEQKEVSADDLYKIPELMSPAVLLTSGDNSIT from the coding sequence TTGGCTACTGGAGAAAGAAACGTGCGCTTTCAGCGGGTTAAAGGAACCAGAGACGTCCTTCCGAGAGAGGGTTTCGCGCGACAGGAGCTCCAGGAACTCGTCTCAAGATACTTCCTTAAGGCCGGAATCCTGCCAATTTTGACGCCCACATTCGAATCCTGCGAGCTTTACGAACGTTCCACTGGTCAATCTTCCGATATCGTCACCAAGGAGATGTACCACTTCAAGGATATGGCTCAGAGGGAACTTGCACTTCGTCCCGAGGGAACCCCCTCTGTTATACGCGCCGTACTGGAAAACAATCTCAAACTACCCATACGGTTGTGGTACATGATGCCCATGTTCAGGCAGGACAAACCGCAAAAGGGCCGCTACCGAGAACACACGCAGATAGGCGTCGAGATTCTGGGCGAGGCAGAGTCTGGGGTCGACGTCGAATTGATAAAACTCGGATACGACCTTTTCTCGAACATAGGAATCGCAGGGCTTTACCTCGAACTCAACTCGATAGGATGCAGAGAGTGCAGGCCCGGCTATACGTCAACCCTTGTGGCCTTTCTCGAAAAGCATAAAGAAGACCTTTGCGACGACTGCAAGCTGAGGATGACCCGCAATCCCTTAAGGGTGTTCGACTGCAAACTCCAAAGGTGTCAGAATATTCTGAAGGACGCTCCGTCGCAATCACAATATCTGTGCGAGGAGTGTTCGGCGCATTTTTCAGGCGTCAAAAGAGGTCTCGGCACCTTTTCGATACCGTATACCGAAAACGCTCGTCTGGTCAGAGGACTCGACTACTATTCCCGTACCGTCATAGAATTCAAATCGACAACACTCGGCGCCCAGGATACCGTCTGCGGCGGAGGCAGGTACGACTACCTCATGGAGGAGATGGGCGGGCAGCCGGCTCCTGGCATAGGTTTCGCTTTCGGTGTCGAACGCGCGCTCCTTGCTTCGAAGGGGGAATCGATTCTCGAATTCCCGGGTTACGCCATACCGCTTCTTTTGCTTCCTTTAGGTGAACGTGGAGCAAGCTTTGGCCTGGAACTCGCCTTCAGGCTCCGCGAAAAAGGAATCCATGTCCAGCTCGAATACCGCGAGGCAGGTCTTTCCAAACTCCTTAAGCGCGCTTCCGCAAGAAACGCAAGGTATGTACTGATAATAGGCGACGATGAGATAGCTAAAGGACGCTTTATCTTGCGAAACATGACAACCAGTGAGCAGAAGGAAGTCTCTGCAGACGACTTATACAAGATTCCGGAACTTATGTCTCCCGCGGTTTTGTTGACAAGCGGTGATAATTCAATAACATAA